The Punica granatum isolate Tunisia-2019 chromosome 4, ASM765513v2, whole genome shotgun sequence genome has a window encoding:
- the LOC116205411 gene encoding V-type proton ATPase subunit H-like: MDTAVLTTEQVLTRDIPWETYMSTKLISGTCLQLLRRYDKRPESSRAQLLEDDGPAYIRVFVCILRDIFKEETIEYVLALIDDMLAANPNRVRLFHDESLANEDIYEPFLRLLWKGNFFMQEKSCKILGLIISARPRTLSGLVNGGESISKKKITTVDDVLKGLVEWLCAQLKKPSHPSRAIPTAISCLSTLLKEPVVRSSFVHADGIKLLIPLISPASTQQSIQLLYETCLCVWLLSYFEPATEYLATSHILLQLIDVVKSSTKEKVVRVVVLTFKNFLEKEAFIAPMVDLGLLQVVESLKAQAWSDEDLLEALNHLEVGLRVNIKKLSSFDKYKQEVLLGHLDWSPVHKDAVFWRENITSFEENDFQILRVLITILDSSTEPRTLAVACFDLSQFIQCHPAGRVIATDLKAKERVMKLLNHENPEVTKNALLCIQRLFLGAKYASFLQA; this comes from the exons ATGGACACTGCTGTGTTAACAACGGAACAG GTTTTAACGAGGGATATCCCATGGGAGACATACATGTCAACTAAGCTGATCTCTGGAACTTGCCTTCAGCTGTTGAGGCGTTATGATAAAAGACCAGAAAGTTCCCGTGCTCAGTTGCTGGAAGAT GATGGTCCAGCTTATATTCGGGTTTTTGTTTGCATTTTGCGTGATATATTCAAGGAAGAAACAATTGAGTATGTTTTAGCCTTGATTGATGATATGCTTGCTG CGAACCCAAATAGAGTCAGATTGTTCCATGATGAATCTCTTGCAAATGAGGACATATATGAACCGTTCCTAAG GTTGCTCTGGAAGGGTAACTTTTTCATGCAGGAGAAGAGCTGTAAGATACTTGGTCTAATAATAAG TGCAAGGCCGAGAACACTGAGTGGACTAGTGAATGGTGGAGAATCAATTTCGAAGAAAAAGATCACCACCGTTGATGATGTGCTGAAGGGTTTGGTAGAATGGCTTTGTGCACAG CTTAAAAAGCCTTCTCACCCTAGTAGGGCTATTCCAACTGCCATCAGTTGTCTCTCAACTTTGCTTAAGGAACCTGTTGTCAGGTCGTCCTTTGTTCATGCAGATGGAATTAAGCTGTTGATTCCTTTAATATCTCCAGCATCTACACAGCAATCTATCCAG CTTCTCTATGAAACTTGTCTATGTGTCTGGCTTTTATCTTATTTTGAACCCGCAACTGAGTACTTGGCTACTTCGCACATTCTCCTTCAATTGATTGATGTTGTTAAGAGTTCCACAAAAGAGAAG GTCGTAAGGGTTGTCGTCTTGACATTTAAGAACTTTCTGGAGAAAGAGGCATTTATTGCTCCAATGGTTGATCTAGGGCTGCTTCAGGTTGTTGAAAGCTTGAAAGCCCAGGCATGGAGTGATGAG GATCTGTTGGAAGCTCTAAATCATCTGGAAGTAGGGCTGAGGGTGAATATCAAGAAATTGAGTTCCTTCGACAAATACAAGCAAGAAGTCCTTCTTGGCCACCTCGATTGGTCTCCTGTGCACAAAGATGCTGTCTTTTGGCGGGAGAATATCACAAGCTTTGAGGAGAATGATTTCCAG ATTCTGAGGGTCCTCATCACAATACTGGACTCGTCAACCGAACCAAGGACTCTGGCTGTTGCTTGCTTCGACCTCTCGCAGTTCATCCAGTGTCACCCAGCTGGGCGTGTCATAGCGACAGATCTCAAGGCAAAAGAGCGGGTCATGAAGCTCTTGAACCACGAGAATCCAGAGGTGACAAAGAACGCCTTGCTGTGTATTCAGAGGCTTTTCCTGGGAGCCAAGTATGCCAGCTTTTTGCAGGCTTGA